TGACGCGTTCCAGCTCACGGTGGCCGAAGTAGTACGGCGTCTCCTGGTCGTCGTAGACGATCGCCCGCTCGTCCTTCGTGGGGTCCTTCGTCGCGTCGAGGGTGATCCGCCGGTTCAGCAACTCGGGCTTGCGGCGCGCCTGAAGCTGTCCGTACGCGCTCAGCACTTCGGCGATCTCCGCGGCGGCCGCCTCCCCGAAGTGCTGCCGCGCGAACCCCCGCTCCCACTCCTCCAGGTTCTCCAGCCCCCAACGCCGGGGATTCCAGGCGTAGTCGAGGAAGAAGCCGGTCGGCAGCTCGTTGCCCTTCAGGTCGCCGACGTTCACCACCCACAGGCCGTGGTTGCCGTAGGCGTCCGCCTCGTGCAGCTGTTCCCAGAGGTTCGCCAGGTTGGCCGTGTCGACCCACTTGTAGTTGCGCCCGACCCCGACGTAGTCGAAGTGGTAGTACAGCCCGTAACCCCCGGGTCGTACGGGCTCCCCGGGGTCCGGATGCTTGCGGATGTTCCCCCAGTTGTCGTCCGTGAGGACGACGGTCACGTCCTCCGGCGCCCTCAGGCCCCGGTCCCAGTAGCGCTGGACCTCCTTGTAGAGGGTCCACACCTGCGGGGTCTCCGACGCCGGACGCCCCGTCACCTCCTCGATGATCCCGCGCTGCGCCGCGATGATCTCCTGCATCAGCTCGATGCCGTCGCCGTCCGGAAGGCTCGTGTCGCCGTTCCCGCGCATCCCCAGCGTGACGACGCCCTCGAAGTCCTCGTCGACCATGCGGCGGATGCCGTCCCGCCAGTACGCGCGGATGGCCTCGGCGTTGCGCCGGTACGACCACTCCCCGGTGCCCCCGTAGGGGTCCCGGCCGGGCGTGACCACGTTCCCGGACGCGTCCCTGACCGCCGGCACCGCATGCCGGTTCCACTCCTCGATCCCCCGCATCATGGGCGCCTCATGAGACGTGCCCATGACAACCCCGTAGGCCTTCGCCCGCGCATGGTTCTCCGGATCGTCCTCGGCGAAGGCCCGCCCCCACACCGCCGGCCAGACGTAGTTCCCCTTCAGCCGCAGCAGCACCTCAAAGACCTTGGCCCAGAAGTCCGCGTTGAAGCCCCCGGGGTACCCCGGCGCCTTCCCCGGCCCGAAGTACGCCGGCGCCCACGTCCCGAGCGCCGGGTTCTCGTCGTTGATGAAGACGCCCCGGTACTTCACGGCCGGCGTCCCCTGGCTGAAGCGGCCCGGCCGCACGTACACCGCCTCCCGGCGGACCGGCGGTACGTCGTCCCACCAGTACCAGGGCGAGACCCCGATCCCGTACGAGACGTCGTAAGCCCCGAAGATCGTGCCGCGCGGGTCGCTGCCCGCGATGACGAAGGCCCGCCGCACCCCGGGCATCGGCCGCTCGACGACCGTGTGCAGCGAGGTCTCCCACTTGCCCCGCACCCCGTCGACGTCCAGTTTCCCGGCGTCGATCAGCCCGTCGATCAGCGGACTGCGCCCGATGGTCCCCACCAGGACCACCTCCCGCGCGACCTCACTCCCCGGGCGTACCCCCGTCACCCGCTCGATGTCGTCCCGCAGGTCGCCCGCGACCCTCACGACTCCGGGATGGTCCTCGGGGCTCACGACCACAGCCGCGCCGACCAGCGCGAACGCCCCCGGCACAGGCGCGAAGGAGAGGTACGCGCCGGGGTCGGCGACCCTCAGCGCCCCCGGCAGGCCCTCCGCCGACGCCTCCTGCGCCCGCGCGACCCCCGGCAGAGCGGGCGACACGGCGAGCCCCGCACCCGCCCCCAGAACGATCCTCCGACTGACGTCCGCGGACATGCCACACCCCTCGACCGGTCAATCCCGCAAACGGAATTTGCTCAGCGACATGACAAATGGTGAAGGGAGTGAGGCGAGGGGACAACGGGTCGAACGCGCCGAATAGTTTCGAAGCCGAAGCCCGAGGGGCCGTACGGCCGGCGCCGTACAGGCCGCTCGGCCTACTTCTCGTCGAAGGAATCCCTACGGGCACTGGACCCGTCCCAGACAACCTCCTGGCAGGGTTCGACCCGCCCCTTGAACGCGTACACGATCGAAGCGGGTGCGCGGTCCCGAGTCCCCCATTGCGGCTCCTCGAACACCAGGGAATCACCAGGACGCAGAGTGAACGCGTGGACGGGCATCACCGGGGCGTCACCCGACGACCCCACGACCCAGGCCGGTTGGTAGGCCTCACCACGAGGCTGCGCGCAGACATAGCCGCTCCTGGGCTTGTCGACGGTCACGCTGATGCCGTCGGCACGCAGCCGCTCCCCCAGCTCCCGCTTGTCGTCACCGCTCAGCACGATGTCCTCCATGCTGACCGTGACGCTGCCATCCGCGTGCCGTTCGACGGCGTACGCACTGGACCCGCCCTGCGACGACGGAAGCGCGACCACGGCCCCCGCCGCCGCGACACACGCCGCGAGGGCGACCACCGCACGGCGCGGGGTGATCCTGCGCCGGATCACCGGCACCACCGGCACCGCCGGCACCGGCCCGTCCTCGCCCCGCAGCGCGATCTCGCGCCGCAGCTCGTCCAGCAGCCGGTCCTCGAACGTCCTCGCCGTCTTCCCGCTCATGCCTTACCCCCTGCGTACGTGAGTGCTGCCGCGTGTCCGCCGTCCCCGCCCGCCGCGGCCGACCGCAGCGCCCTGCGCGCCCGGTGCAGCCGTACGCGTGCGGTGACCTTGCGTATGCCCAGCGCCTGGGCGGCCTCGGTGACGCTCAACTGGTCGACGGCGACGAGTTCGATCACCGCACGCTCCCCGTCGGGCAGTCCCTCCAGGGCGGCCAGCGCCCGGCGGCCGGCCCCCTCCGCGTCGAGCTTCTCCTCCAGCCGGCCGATGTCGTCGGCCTCCAGCAACCGCCGCCCGGCGATCCGGCTGCCGAGCGCACTCTGCCGTGCGCTGCGCCGCGCCTCCGCAGCCACCACGTTGCGCGCGATGCCGTACAGCCAGGCCGTCTCGCTCCCGAGGTCGGCCCGGTACGCGCGAGCGGAGTCGATCACCGCGAGGAAGGTCTCGGCGGTCAGGTCGGCGACGGTGTGCGGATCGGTGACCCGGCGGGCCATGAAGCGCGTGACGGCGTCGACGTGGCGGCGGTAGAAGATCTCGAACGCGGCCGGGTCGTACATCTCTCCCGGCGGACCGCCCCTGCTTCTCTCGTGCGGTGCCAAGGTGTGCACCTCTCGTCGTCGGTCGTGTTGTCACCCCTACTTGGTCCGGCGCGCGAGAAGCGTTACGGGGCGCCCGTCATGAGCAAGCGTCACAGGACAAGCGAAAGGGCCCGTACGACCGAAGTCGTACGGGCCCCTTCAGGAGCTCAGCTGGTGCTGGAGCTACCAGGTCAGACCAACGGAACTACTTGTTGATCTTGGTGACCTGGCCGGCGCCCACGGTCCGGCCACCCTCACGGATGGCGAACTTCAGGCCCTCTTCCATGGCGATGGGCTGAATGAGCTCAACCTTCATCTCCGTGTTGTCTCCGGGCATGACCATCTCGGTGCCCTCGGGGAGGGTCACCACGCCGGTCACGTCCGTCGTACGGAAGTAGAACTGCGGGCGGTAGTTGTTGAAGAACGGCGTGTGGCGGCCACCCTCGTCCTTGGACAGGATGTAGGCCTGGGCCTCGAACTCGGTGTGCGGCGTGACCGAACCGGGCTTGATGATGACCTGGCCGCGCTCGACGTCCTCGCGCTTGATGCCACGGAGGAGCAGACCGACGTTCTCACCGGCCTGGCCCTCGTCGAGCAGCTTGCGGAACATCTCGATGCCGGTGACCGTGGTGGTGGTCTTGTCCTGCTTGATACCGACGATGTCGACGGTCTCGTTGACCTTGAGGACACCACGCTCGATACGACCGGTGACGACGGTGCCACGACCGGTGATCGTGAAGACGTCCTCGATCGGCATCAGGAACGGCTTGTCGACGTCACGCTCGGGCTGCGGGATGTTCTCGTCGACGGCCTTCATCAGGTCGAGGACGGACTGGCCCCACTCCTTGTCGCCCTCAAGGGCCTTGAGCGCCGAGACCTTGACGACCGGCAGGTCGTCGCCCGGGAACTCGTACTCGGAGAGCAGCTCACGGACCTCGAGCTCGACGAGCTCCAGGATCTCCTCGTCGTCCACCATGTCGGCCTTGTTCAGGGCGACGACGATGTACGGAACGCCGACCTGGCGGGCCAGGAGCACGTGCTCCTTGGTCTGCGGCATCGGGCCGTCGGTGGCGGCGACAACGAGGATGGCGCCGTCCATCTGCGCCGCACCCGTGATCATGTTCTTGATGTAGTCCGCGTGACCGGGGCAGTCGACGTGGGCGTAGTGACGGGTCTCCGTCTGGTACTCGACGTGCGCGATGGAGATGGTGATACCGCGCTGGCGCTCCTCGGGAGCCTTGTCGATCTGGTCGAACGCCGAGGCCTCGTTCAGGTCCGGGAACGCGTCGTGCAGCACCTTGGTAATGGCGGCCGTGAGGGTCGTCTTACCGTGGTCGATGTGACCGATGGTGCCGATGTTGACGTGCGGCTTAGTCCGCTCGAACTTCGCCTTCGCCACTGGGGTCCTCCTGTGGAGTGGTTCTGAACGCCTTGCTTCATCGGCGCCAGGTGATCTTTGCTGGAAAGTCCGGGTCCAGGGGCAAACAACCGTGTTTGCGGCCGTTTGCCCCACGAGGCTCCGGAGTCAAGCCTAAAGCGTGTACGCGCGGTGCGTTGAACGCGGTGTGTTACTCGCCCTTGGCCTTCGCGATGATCTCCTCGGCGACGTTCCGCGGAACCTCGGCGTAGGAGTCGAACTGCATCGAGTAGCTTGCGCGACCCGAGGTCTTGCTGCGGAGGTCTCCGACGTAGCCGAACATCTCCGAGAGGGGCACGAGGCCCTTCACGACGCGGGCACCGGCCCGCTCCTCCATGGCCTGGATCTGACCACGGCGGGAGTTGATGTCACCGATGACCTCACCCATGTAGTCCTCGGGCGTGGTGACCTCGACGGCCATCATCGGCTCAAGGAGCACGGGGGACGCCTTGCGCGCGGCCTCCTTGAAGGCCTGCGAGCCGGCGATCTTGAACGCGAGCTCGGAGGAGTCGACCTCGTGGTAGCCACCGTCGATGAGCGTGACGCGGACGCCCGTCATCTCGTAGCCCGCGAGGATGCCGAACTGCATGGCCTCCTGCGCACCGGCGTCCACCGAAGGGATGTACTCCTTCGGGATGCGGCCACCGGTGACCTTGTTCACGAACTCGTACGAGGCGTCGCCGCCCTCGATCGGCTCGATCGCGATCTGCACCTTGGCGAACTGGCCGGTACCACCAGTCTGCTTCTTGTGCGTGTAGTCCACGCGCTCGACGGCCTTGCGGATCGTCTCGCGGTAGGCGACCTGCGGCTTGCCGACGTTGGCCTCGACCTTGAACTCACGGCGCATACGGTCGACCAGCACCTCGAGGTGCAGCTCGCCCATACCACCGATGATGGTCTGGCCCGTCTCCTCGTCCGAGTGGACCTGGAAGGAGGGGTCCTCCTCCGCGAGACGCTGGATGGCGACACCCAGCTTCTCCTGGTCGCCCTTGGACTTGGGCTCGATGGCGACCTGGATGACCGGCGCCGGGAAGTCCATGGACTCCAGGATCACCGGCTGCTTGTCGTCGCACAGCGTCTCACCGGTCGTGGTCTGCTTCAGACCCATGACGGCGATGATGTCGCCCGCGCCCACCGAGTCGATCTCCTCACGCTTGTTCGCGTGCATGCGGTAGATCTTGCCGATGCGCTCCTTCTTGCCCTTGACGGAGTTCAGCACGGCGGTGCCGGACTCCAGGCGGCCCGAGTAGACCCGGACGAAGGTGAGCTTACCGAGGTGCGGGTCGCTCATGATCTTGAACGCCAGCGCGGACAGCGGCTCGTCGTCGGACGGCTTGCGCTTGACGACCTCCTCCGGGTCGTTCACGGCGTGGCCCTCGATGGCCTCGACGTCGAGCGGCGTGGGGAGGTAGCGCACGACCGCGTCGAGCAGGGGCTGGACGCCCTTGTTCTTGAACGCGGTGCCACAGAACACCGGGGTGACCGTGGTGTCCTTGGACTTGCCGGACGCGATGGTGATGCGACGGATCGCGGCGTACAGCTGCTCCTCGGTGGGCTCCTCGCCCTCCAGGTACAGCTCCATGATCTCTTCGTCGTTCTCGGCGACCGCCTCGACGAGCTTGCCGCGGTACTCCTCGGCAGCCTCGGTGTGCGTGGCCGGGATGTCGACGACGTCGTACATCTCACCCTTGGCGGCCTCGGCCGACCAGACCAGGGCCTTCATCGTCACGAGGTCGACGACGCCCTTGAAGTCGGCCTCGGCGCCGATCGGGAGCTGCATGACGAGCGGCTGGGCGCCCAGGCGGTCCGAGATCATGTCCACGCAGCGGTGGAACTCGGCGCCGGTACGGTCCAGCTTGTTGACGAAGCAGATGCGGGGCACGCCGTAACGGTCGGCCTGACGCCACACCGTCTCCGACTGCGGCTCCACGCCGGCAACGCCGTCGAACACCGTCACGGCACCGTCGAGGACGCGGAGCGAACGCTCCACCTCGACGGTGAAGTCGACGTGACCCGGGGTGTCGATGATGTTGATGGTGTGGTCGACGCCCTCGAGCGGCCAGTGACAGGTGGTGGCAGCAGAGGTGATCGTGATGCCACGCTCCTGCTCCTGCTCCATCCAGTCCATGGTGGCGGCGCCGTCGTGGACCTCACCGATCTTGTACGAAACGCCGGTGTAGAACAGGATCCGCTCGGTGGTGGTCGTCTTGCCCGCGTCGATGTGGGCCATGATCCCGATGTTGCGGACCCTGGCCAGGTCAAGCGAAGTGGTAGCCATAAGGCTTCAGTCTTCTCTCGGTCTCGATGGGGTCTGCGACTACCAGCGGTAGTGCGCGAAGGCCTTGTTGGACTCGGCCATCTTGTGCGTGTCCTCGCGCTTCTTCACAGCGGCACCGAGGCCGTTGGAGGCGTCGAGAAGCTCGTTGAGCAGACGCTCGGTCATGGTCTTCTCGCGACGGGCGCGGGAGTAACCGACCAGCCAGCGCAGCGCGAGCGTGTTGGCGCGACCGGGCTTGACCTCGATCGGAACCTGGTACGTCGCACCACCGACACGGCGGGACTTGACCTCGAGGGTCGGCTTGATGTTCTCCAGGGCGCGCTTCAGCGTGATGACCGGGTCGTTGCTGGTCTTCTCGCGCAGGCCCTCCATGGCGCCGTACACGATGCGCTCGGCGGTGGAGCGCTTGCCGTTCAGCAGCACCTTGTTGATCAGCGACGTGACAAGAGGAGAACCGTAGACCGGGTCGATGATGACCGGGCGCTTCGGGGCGGGGCCCTTACGAGGCATTCTTACTTCTCCTTCTTGGCGCCGTAGCGGCTGCGGGCCTGCTTGCGGTTCTTGACACCCTGGGTGTCGAGCGAACCGCGGATGATCTTGTAGCGAACACCGGGCAGGTCCTTCACACGGCCGCCGCGCACGAGCACGATGGAGTGCTCCTGCAGGTTGTGTCCCTCACCCGGAATGTAAGCGGTGACCTCGATCCCGCTGGTCAGACGCACACGCGCGACCTTACGCAGGGCCGAGTTCGGCTTCTTCGGGGTGGTCGTGAACACACGCGTGCAGACGCCGCGACGCTGGGGCGAACCCTCGAGTGCGGGCGTCTTGTTCTTCTCGACCTTGTCCTGCCGGCCCTTCCGGACCAGCTGCTGGATCGTAGGCACTACTTCTCCGGTTTCTGTGTGCCGAATGGTGAAGCTAACCTGAAACATTCGCCGACCCACGCGGTCGGGTGTGTCGAAACTGCAGACTCCCGCCGCAAGGCAGAAAGGGCGCAGAGTACGGCGGCCGCTTACGGCTCCCCCTGTGCGGTTGAAGGCACGCACGGGAGCCAGGGCACACCCCAGGCACAAGGTCTGAGCGTACCTACCTCATTCGCTATGGTCAAAACAAATGGGCAGGCGGTGGTTTAAGGGTGGACGCATCCGGGGTTCAAGGATGGACGCATCCGCACCGCCGAACCCCGTCGGCGCTCAGCTTCCGCTGCTCGACGACACTCCGGCGATCATGAGGATCATGAGGAAGAAGGCCCAGCCGGCCACGGAGAGCCAGCCGAGGATGAGGCCGGCCAGGGCGAAGCCCTCACCGCCCTCGCCCGTGCGCTTCATCTCGGCGCGGGCGGTGTGGCCGAGGATGACGGCCGGAATGCCGGTGAGCCCCGCCGTCATGGTCGTGAGCACACCACACACCATCGCGCCCACGGCCTTGCCGTTGGTCGGCGGGGGCAGCACGGGCGCCGGCATGAAGGTTCTCGGGACCATCGGCGCCATGGGCGCCATGGCGCTCGGCTGCATCGCTGAGGGCCCCTGAGGCAGGTCGGCGACCAGGAGAGCCAGCTCCCCCACCGTGCGCGCCTGATAGGCCCTCTCGACGCGCCTCTCGTACTCGTCCTGCGGGAGGCGGCCCTCACTGAAGCCCGCCTTGAGCACATCGACGGCACGTTCACGGTCGGCATGGGCGGCGAGCAGGGACGGGCTACTGCCCTGCGCCTGCTGCCACGGCATCGGCTGCCACGACGGGTTCGACACGAGAAACACTCCCCCGGACTGGTAGTTCCTCCATGATGCGGCAACGCACGGCGTACGGCACCGGTTCCCCGCACCACTTCTGTCCCGGTTCTGCTACCGCTCGGCGGGACGGCGCGACAGCGAGTGTCGGCCAGCGGCTGATTGGTGCTCCTTCCCCGCCTGGCCGCCTCAAGTACGTTGACTGGTCGCGGATCAACGACATCGGCGCAGGTGAAGGCAGGGGGCAGGATGGCTGGGGGGCGTACGCGCGCGTGGGACGACGACGGGTTCGACGACCGTGTGCCCTTCCTGGCCCGTCTGGAGAAGGAGGACCGAGTCGCCCTGCTGGCGGCCGGTCGTCCGCTGTGCTTCCGGGCGCGCGCCGTGCTCATGCACCAGAACGAGCCGTCCACCCATGTGCTGCTGCTCCTGCACGGCTGGACCAAGGTGACGGCCCTCGCCGCCAACGGCTACGAGGCCTTGCTCGCCCTGCGTGGCCCCGGTGACATCATCGGCGAGGGCGCCGCGCTCAGCGGGCGGCATCGAGCGGCCACCGTGACGGCCATGGACCCCATCGAGGCAGTCGCCATCGACCAGGCCCGGTTCACCGCGTTCCTCTCGGGCAGCCCCCAGGTCTCCCTCCAACTGCTCGGCCTGGCCACCGACCGTCAGCGGTCGACCGACCGCCGACGGCTCGAGTGGGCCGCCCTTACCGTGCGCGAACGGTTGGCGGTCCTCTTGCTCGAACTGATGCGCACTCATGGCAGCCGGACCGACGAGGGCGTCGAACTCACCATCGGGCTCAGCCAGCAGGAGTTCGCAGGCTCGGTCGGCTCCTCCCGTGAGGCGGTCGCCCGGCTGCTGAAGGAGCTGCGGGCCAGGCAGGTGGTGGTCACCAGACGCCGCCGCATCGTCGTCCTGCGCCCCGACGTCCTGCGCCGCATCATCGGCGAGAGCTCCGCCTGATCGCACATGCCTGGCTGACCTTCTGTGCACACGGTCACAGATCGTCCATGTCATCGGCCCTCCGCCGCACGCCGTCCGCCCGCCATCGTGCTGCGTGCCGACAACGGACCGACTCGCGGAAGCGAGAGACAGACAGGGACAGACATGGCCGACCCCGTGTTCCGCACGATCCTCCTCTTCGACATCGAGCAGTTCGGCAGCCGCGACGACGTGGAACAGGCGTTCCTGCGCCGGGTCCTGTACGACATCGTCGACGCCACGTTCGTCGACGCCGGCGTCGACGAGACCGCCCGGCTGCGCGCCGACCGCGGTGACTCCGTCATGGAACTCATCGACGCCAAGGTCTCCGTGCCGACGCTGTTGAAGACGCTCCTGACCGAGACGCCGGCACTTCTGCACAACAAGAACCGCCTGCTCGCGAGCAGCGCGCGGATACGGCTGCGCATCGTGCTCTCCTCCGGCTACGTCGCCGTGGACGAGCTCGACGGCTGGGTCGGCTCGGACCTCAACCACGCGGTACGGCTGCTGAACTCCGACCCGTTGCGCGACGCCCTCAAGCAGTCGGACGCGGGCAGCGTCCTGGGCGTGTCCGAGGCCGTCTATCAAGGGGTCGTACGCCACGGCCCGCTGGGCGTGCGCCCCGGCGACTTCCATCGCGTCACCGTGGAGACGAAGGAGGGGCCGACGGTGGCCTGGCTGCACGGTGAGCCGGGTGCGGAGACGGCCGCGGGTACCGGTGGGCCCGCCGGTGAGGGAACGCCGACGGCCACGAGCCTCGGCCCTTCGACTTCCCACACGCACATCGGCGGCGACCAGTACGGCGTGACCGGTGGCACCGTCCAGGGCGACCTCCACTTCGGCCTGCCCGGCCGGCGGGGTGAGCGGCGATGAGCCAGGACACGGCGCTCGGCTCGGCGAAGACCGTGGAGAAACGGAAGGAGGAGGAGAAACAGGAGGAGTCCTCCCAGGCTCCGGAACAGCGGCAGAAGGCCTGGGAGGCACGACAGGATCTGGTCAGGCACGCGGCCCGTACGTTCGCGTCGACCCTGGTCGACGGCGACCAGTTCGGGCAGACCGGCGGCACGCACTTCGGCGACACGATCATTCATGCCGGGGGCTTCAGCAAGGCACCGCGCCACGCGTCCGGTCCGGTCTCCCCGACAGAGGTCGACGAGGTGACCGCCGTCTTCCGGGAAGGCGTCTCCTTCGACGACGCGCTCACCCGGCTGCGTGCCGAGCGCGTCGTCATCCTGAGCGGCGGGCAGACGACGGGACGCCGGTCCGCCGCGCTGATGTTGCTGTCCAGGCTCGGCATCGAGCAGCTTCGGGAACTGGAGCCGCCCAGTTCCCCTTCCGCTCTTCTCGACGAGCTGGCCTCGCCCCTCGGGTACGTCCTCTGCGACTGGACCACCCGCCACCGCCACCCGCTGCGGACCCCGCACCTGTCAGGGCTGCGCGAGCAACTGGAGCGCGGCGGCGGCCACCTGGTCATCACCGTCGAGTCGTCCACGTTGCCGAGCGAGATCCCCTCCGTACGGTGGGAGCCGCCGCTGACGTCGGACGTACTGCGCTCCCATGTCACCCGGGCCGTGGGCGAGGCACCCTGGACCGAGTTGAGCGGACTGCCGTACGTCAAGGAGTTCCTCGAACGGGAGCATCCGCCCTACGAGACCGCCCAGTTCGCGAAGCGTGTGGTCGCGCTGCACCGGGGCGAGATCGACGAGCGGGAGCTGGCCGCCCACGGAGAGGCGGCCGCACGGACCCAGATAGACCGGTGGCTCACCGGAGAGACTCCGACCCTCTTCGACAAGGCGTTCCTCGTCTCACTGTCCGTCTTCGACGGTGCCCCGTACGCGGTGGCCGCCGAACTCAGCGACCCACTCTTCAAACTCTTCCATCGGACGGAGAACCCCGACGAGTCCCCGCGCATCCCCGTGTTCGGCACCTCCCGTGCCGACCGCCTCCAGCTCGCCCGCGCGCGAGGCGAAATCGAAACCGAGCTCACCGATCATGGCGTGGTCGGCCACTTCGTCGCCCGCTTCCAGGACGAGCTGATCGCGCCACTCCTGCTGCACCAGGTGTGGAACCTCCACCCCTCGGCCCGACCGGCGCTCGTCAGCTGGATCCGGCAGCTCGCCAAGGACAAACGTCCGCTCGTGCGGACCCGGGCGGCCGGCGCCGCCGCGCTGTTCGCGCAGGCCGACTTCCCGTCCGCGATGGCCCACCTCATCGAGCCCTGGGCCGACTCGCACAGCTTCAACGCCTGGCTGATCGCCGCGAACGCCCTGACCCTGTCCGTACTGCTGGAGGTCCCCCCGGCCTTCGACGTCCTGCACGACTGGTGCACGGGCGATCACCACAGCCGCCGGTGGACGGCCGTCCGCGCCTACGGCCTGCTGGGCGCCGCTCACCACGAGATCACCCTGCGCGCCCTGCTCGACGCCGTGCGCCGCCCCGTCGAGGACGAGGAGGACACGGACGACGACGAAGACGAGACGAAGAAGGAGAAGAAGAAGGCGAAGGCCAGGAGGGAGGAGGACAAGCAGTTCGCGGACGCCCTGGAACTGCTGCTCCTCACGGTGCAGAGCCCGGTGCTCCACGCTCTGGCCGAGCGTCTCGATCCCCAGGGCCCACGCCATGATCGTGCCGTCCGCTCCCACGCGCTGCGCGCCTTCGTCCAGGCCTGTGGCCAGTACGAGGAGGAGGGCGACCGCCCGATCGTCCTCGACTGGTACGCCCGCGCCCTGGCCACCGACGAGATGGTGGACGTCCGGCACCTGACCGCCTTCTGGAGCGCGGTTCTCGGTGACCAGGAGCTGACCTCCCGGGCCCTGCGCGTCCTGCGCGGCTGGGTGCTCACGGCCGACGAGGACCGAAAGTCCGAGGTCGCGCTCACCACGCTGCTCCCGGCGCTCGCGGCGACGCCGGGCAACCACCAGCGCATCACCCATCTTCTGCACACCGTGCGCGATGCCGACGAGAACGCGCTGGATGTGGCCGACCGGCTGGACACGGCCGTGCGCACCGTCTGACCCTCACCCGTCACCTGGAGCATGTCCATGGACACCGATGCCCTGTGCCCTCAGCCCGACGAACCCGACCGGTCGGCGGAGGGACTTTTTCCGCCGCCCACCCCCTTCTTCGACCCAGTCCTCAGGGTCCGCCAGCTGCCGCGTCTGCGCCTCGGCGGCCGCCGTCACGTCGGCCGGATCGATCACACCCTGGTCTGCGTCACCCGCAAGGGTGCCTACGAGACCTTCCCACCGCCCGCCCGGCCCACCTCCGTCCGCCGTTACGTCGCCCTCTACGAGGTGGACACCGACCCGCACACGTTCCCCTTACGGGCACAGCTGCCCAGTCGGGTCGACAGCTTCGAGTTCGAAGCCGTCGCCGAGATCACCTGGCGGGTCACGGACCCGGCCCGCTTCGTCACCAGCCAGGAACGGGACGTACCCGGCCTCCTCGCTCGCGAACTCGTCCCGACCATGCGGGCGGCGAGCCGCCGTCACGGCATCACCGAGAGCCCGCTGGCCGAGCGGGCAGTGCAGCAGGCACTCGAC
The DNA window shown above is from Streptomyces akebiae and carries:
- a CDS encoding Crp/Fnr family transcriptional regulator; the protein is MAGGRTRAWDDDGFDDRVPFLARLEKEDRVALLAAGRPLCFRARAVLMHQNEPSTHVLLLLHGWTKVTALAANGYEALLALRGPGDIIGEGAALSGRHRAATVTAMDPIEAVAIDQARFTAFLSGSPQVSLQLLGLATDRQRSTDRRRLEWAALTVRERLAVLLLELMRTHGSRTDEGVELTIGLSQQEFAGSVGSSREAVARLLKELRARQVVVTRRRRIVVLRPDVLRRIIGESSA
- a CDS encoding DUF1707 and DUF4190 domain-containing protein encodes the protein MPWQQAQGSSPSLLAAHADRERAVDVLKAGFSEGRLPQDEYERRVERAYQARTVGELALLVADLPQGPSAMQPSAMAPMAPMVPRTFMPAPVLPPPTNGKAVGAMVCGVLTTMTAGLTGIPAVILGHTARAEMKRTGEGGEGFALAGLILGWLSVAGWAFFLMILMIAGVSSSSGS